Proteins encoded by one window of Halorubrum ruber:
- a CDS encoding CobD/CbiB family cobalamin biosynthesis protein — protein sequence MTGVGSLSTPAVTLLAPLLIAIGLDLAFAEPPRRIHPVALFGSVVAPFDREWGRPGLVGVAVAVALPLAAAAVCGGGVWLAAALGPRVGDVPVLAVAVAAAVLFSAASLRMLLDVTGEVVAESEADPDAARESVRALVGRDPADLSPADVRSAAVESAAENLADGFVAPLLWFAIGSGAAVALAAVFGGTAGAASALAAGVAAAGWAKGVNTLDSMLGYRSKPVGRASARLDDAVMFLPARTAACCLAVAARSPGSLRRARPLAREPASPNSGWPMATAAVALGVRLEKPGAYALDGGAAPPTPAAARDAVRLVGAAGGVALAAAAGWLLALAGVIAWS from the coding sequence GTGACGGGAGTCGGCTCCCTCTCGACCCCGGCCGTCACCCTGCTCGCTCCGCTTCTCATCGCCATCGGGCTGGACCTCGCGTTCGCGGAGCCGCCGCGGCGGATCCACCCGGTCGCGCTGTTCGGGAGCGTCGTCGCGCCCTTCGACCGAGAGTGGGGCCGTCCGGGGCTCGTCGGCGTCGCCGTCGCGGTCGCGCTTCCGCTCGCCGCGGCCGCGGTCTGCGGCGGGGGCGTCTGGCTCGCGGCCGCCCTCGGGCCGCGGGTGGGGGACGTGCCGGTCCTCGCCGTCGCCGTCGCGGCCGCCGTCCTCTTCTCGGCCGCGAGCCTGCGCATGCTGCTCGACGTGACGGGCGAGGTCGTCGCCGAGAGCGAGGCTGACCCGGACGCGGCCCGCGAGTCCGTCCGGGCGCTCGTCGGGCGCGACCCGGCCGACCTCTCGCCGGCCGACGTCCGGAGCGCCGCCGTCGAGAGCGCGGCCGAGAACCTCGCAGACGGGTTCGTCGCGCCGCTGCTCTGGTTCGCGATCGGGTCTGGGGCCGCTGTCGCACTCGCCGCGGTTTTCGGCGGGACCGCGGGAGCCGCGAGCGCGCTGGCCGCGGGCGTCGCGGCCGCGGGCTGGGCGAAGGGCGTGAACACGCTCGACTCGATGCTCGGCTACCGGTCGAAGCCCGTCGGCCGGGCGAGCGCCCGACTCGACGACGCGGTCATGTTCCTCCCGGCGCGGACCGCGGCGTGCTGTCTCGCCGTCGCGGCCCGGTCCCCCGGGAGTTTGCGGCGCGCGCGGCCGCTGGCCCGCGAGCCGGCCTCGCCGAACTCAGGGTGGCCGATGGCGACGGCCGCGGTCGCGCTCGGCGTCCGCTTGGAGAAGCCGGGGGCGTACGCCCTCGACGGCGGGGCGGCGCCGCCGACGCCCGCGGCCGCACGCGATGCCGTACGACTCGTCGGCGCGGCCGGCGGCGTCGCGCTCGCGGCCGCGGCGGGGTGGCTCCTCGCGCTCGCGGGGGTGATCGCGTGGTCCTGA
- the cobS gene encoding adenosylcobinamide-GDP ribazoletransferase: MVLTVAALRGALGFLSRIPVGGGEGDWEAFRRTPAAIPAVGYAVGALLALPVAAATLLPVRVPSLTVGVAFAAWLYLVTGITHLDGVADLGDAAVVHGDTDRRREVMKDSALGVGGTVALALVVVGLVTAATVIADVARLSLVDAVVLVVAAEVGAKAATATLVCVGDAAHEGLGSALTEASGPRALGGVALAAAPVLLLGWPAVRPNAVDPIAVRPGSVAPIAVVLTAAGVAAALVFAWARSRLGGVSGDVLGATNELARVVGLHAGVIAWTLS; this comes from the coding sequence GTGGTCCTGACGGTCGCCGCGCTCCGCGGCGCGCTCGGGTTCCTCTCTCGGATCCCCGTGGGCGGCGGCGAGGGCGACTGGGAGGCGTTCCGCCGGACGCCCGCGGCCATACCGGCGGTCGGGTATGCGGTCGGCGCCCTCCTCGCGCTTCCCGTCGCCGCCGCGACACTGCTACCGGTCCGGGTGCCGTCGCTCACGGTCGGGGTCGCGTTCGCCGCGTGGCTCTACCTCGTCACGGGAATCACCCACCTCGACGGCGTCGCGGACCTCGGCGACGCGGCGGTCGTCCACGGCGACACCGACCGGCGGCGCGAGGTCATGAAGGACTCCGCGCTCGGCGTCGGCGGAACGGTCGCGCTCGCGCTGGTCGTCGTCGGACTCGTGACCGCCGCGACGGTGATCGCGGACGTCGCCCGCCTCTCGCTCGTCGACGCGGTCGTTCTCGTCGTCGCCGCCGAGGTGGGCGCGAAGGCCGCGACGGCGACGCTCGTCTGCGTCGGCGACGCGGCGCACGAAGGACTCGGGTCCGCGCTGACCGAGGCGTCGGGGCCGCGCGCGCTGGGCGGCGTCGCGCTCGCGGCGGCGCCCGTACTGCTGCTCGGGTGGCCGGCCGTCCGTCCCAACGCCGTCGACCCTATCGCCGTCCGGCCCGGATCCGTCGCCCCGATCGCGGTCGTGCTCACCGCCGCCGGCGTCGCCGCCGCGCTCGTGTTCGCGTGGGCGCGCTCGCGCCTCGGCGGCGTCAGCGGCGACGTGCTCGGCGCGACGAACGAGCTCGCCCGCGTCGTCGGGCTCCACGCGGGGGTGATCGCGTGGACGCTCTCGTGA